TTGTAAATGATATACTTATTTGACTGCTAAAGGAAGTCTTGTAAAGCGTGCTGAAAAGATTTAGTAGAAAGTGAGAACTTACCAAATGtagcagtgaaataaaatagtgtgttaaaataattatgaaatgtTCCAGAAGCAAGTGGCTATCATACAAGGGTTTTGGATATCCATAGATATCTAATACAGATACCTAATTGATGGGTTTTGTGGAAAACTGCCCAAGCCAGGATTGTTTTCCTGTCATTCAAGTTATGAAATAAGGTTTATGAAGAACTCATTTTATATTGGTTTTCACACTTAACTGGTCTTTTTAAtgaggtgtttttttggttttttttttttactctagaTATTAAACTTTGTGTGATGGGATGGGTCATATTTATGTTCTATATGTTTATAAGGAATTATTTGCCACTAAAACTTCTCTTAATTCTCTTCCAGGACTTCAAGGATTCTGGACCACTGTTACTGAAATGATACTACAGAAGGCAGCAATTGCATTGTGTTTGTTGGATGAAACCCGAGTATTTGCTGTCAGTGAAGTGGGTGAAACCCCTAGCTGCAGTTTACATGTGTAGGTCACTGCGCTACTGTGTTAGCCACTGTCTCTATGCGGCAATGACAAGGCTAGAAGAAGCAAACAGAGAAGTGAACATGCACTCATCTGTCAGATACCTTGGCTATCTTGCCCGAATCAACCTGCTGGTTGCCATTTGCATGGGCCTTTATGTCAGGTGGGAAAAAACTGCAGATGCACTGATTTTGGTAATATTTATTCTGGGGCTCTTTGTTCTTGGAATTGCCAGCATACTGTACTACTATTTTTCAATGGAAACAGCAAGTTTGAGTCTCTCCAatctttggtttggttttttgcttggccttctctgttttctcaaTAATACTGCCTTCAAAATGGATGTGAAAGAAGAAGCtacaaaatatttgcttctCTCTGCCATTGTTTTAAGGATATTATGTGCTTTAGTTGAAAGGATTTGTGGTTGTGTCCATCATCGACCAACTCTGCTGACAACAGTTGAGTTTTTGGAGCTAGTTGGATTTGCAATTGCCAGCACAACTATGCTGGTAGAAAAATCTGTAAGTATTATTCTGTTGGTCTTGGCTTTGGCCATGTTGATTATTGACTTACGTATGAAGTCTTTTTTGGCAATTCCAAATTTGGCAATTTTTGGAGCCATTGCATCCCTACTCTTTTTTCCATCACTGCAAATCCCCACAAACCCTTTTGCCTTGGCgtgtttcttcagctgcctcattTCAGATCCCCTTCTCGACGTTTACTTCAGTGGACTTTCGGTTACTGAGCGGTGGAAGCCGTACCTGTACCGTGGTAAAATCTGCAGGCGGCTTTCTGTCATCTCAGTTGGAGTCATTGAACTAATCTTTTTCATTCTTGCAGCCTTTAAACTACGGGATTTGGACCTCTGGTATTTTGTGATACCtggtttttctatttttggaaTTTTCTGGATGATCTgtcatgtgattttttttataactCTTTGGGGATTTCACACAAAACTCAATGACTGCCACAAGGTGTACTATACTCACCGAGCAGAAAACAACAGCCTGGACAGAGTCATGGCATCTAAAGGAATGCGTCACTTCTGTTTGATCTCAGAGCAGCTGGTATTTTTCAGCCTTGTTGCGACTGCTGTTTTGGGAGCAGTCTCTTGGCAGGTAAATAATAATCTCTTTATCTTGATCTCCTCTTGACAATAATCCTGAGAATTGCTGGGTCCATAAAATTCCTAAAATTTGATGGTGTGCTGTGGGTTAGCAATTCAAAGTTGGAATGCATGGTTTCACTGTCATGGGCTTTGCACTTAACACTTTGAGCTGCCTGGTCTGTGACCTGCTAAAGCAAGTGCAACTTACCAGCTTCCTTATGTTGGCAGATGGGAAAAGGTAAGTGCTTCCAGGGCAAAAGAGGTGAGCAAAGTATTTTGCATTTACCTACGCGggaaattgttttgcttttgaattcGTTGTGccataaaatttgttttcagaataaatCACTGTGTTAAACCCTAGTAATGCTTACTAAATCTAGGGCTTTTGTTGTGGACTATTTTAATTAGATTGAAATGTATTAAATAATGTCATTTTCAGTAATTTAGCTTTGCTTTTGATCAACTACATGGAATCAGAGATCAGCTGATAAATTGATAAATCATTGGTATAACATGAGCTTTAAGTGTCTCACTTTCAAATCTGATTATGTACCCCAAGATATGATATCTCAAAGACCAGTAATTAAAATCACACAGTGTCCTTTGGCTTTTCATTTATGAGTTAAGGATGTTGTCTTTTCTTTGGCAGAAAGcatacatttctttcaaaatgtttgttCAGTGCTCAAGTTAAGACACGTGGTGTGTTGTCATAGTTGCAGCAGGGCATTCAgagtctcttttctttttcaagtcgATATAAACCACAATAACAATTAAATTTGTGTCATTCACATCTTATATAAATTTCAAACGTATATTAATGTATATAAAGTGTCCTTTTACAGTAGATCAGGTTTACAGACATCTTTTTACTGTTTCCAGAGCACTGCCCACTCCTGTGGAATTTCTAATCCTGCAGATTTTCTCAGTTTAAATAACCTTGTGGATGAATGGTATTAAAGAAATAAGTGGAAGATTAAATTAACACTTACTTTGTGACTatgttgggtttggtttggtttgcggttttgttttttgtatgAAGAGCGTGAGAGGTTAACAGACAAGCCTGCAAGGAACACTGggtagttttgcttttttttggaaGATTATCAGCACTCATAGCTGTGGTGTTTCAACTTGCAGAAagggcagaagaaaacagaaccaaaaaagTAGAGATAATAAACAATCCTTATAATAAACAATAAACAATCAGTTCAGTGCAAAAGTAGAGGATAATCAAGTTGGCAAGAAGCAGGTTGGAGCCAGGTAGGTAGGAATAGTTCCTCATAtggtgctgagctctggggctgAGCTCATGCCATGTGTGGTGCCCCATGATTGAAGAGgctcaggaggcagctggaCAAAATTCACTGGGATCTCTGTGTACTATCTGGATactgtggtcttcagggcagccaggacaaggggcgagagatggagaaatcttgactccgtgtttcagaaggctggtttattatattaaaaaagaccacactcaaactatactaaaagaacagagagaaaagatgcaTCTGAaagcaagacaggaatagaaaggaatgtataacaaaggcctgtgactcccagagagtctgaaccagctgcctccttgattggtcactaagtagaaacacctcacattggccaatcaaggaagcacctgttcCATTCCATGCTAGCAGATtgtaatttgtttacatttgttcctgaggccctctcagcttctcaggagaagaaaatcctgacaaaaggattttcataaaaatgttgcGGTGACAGGAAACCACATCTGGCTCAGGGAGTTCTTAAGCCACTAGTGGTTAAAGTACGCAGGAGACATGTTTTTTCTGTCCTTACGTCTTTCCTAGGCATGCATTTGGCCTCTTTGGAGACCAGACATTGTTCTGGATGGGCCTTTGGTGCAGATTAATACAGCCATTCATGTACTCTTACATTAAGAAAACTTTTTTACactttacatttacatttttaatgtatttttccttaGAGTTTCCTAGGAATGCCAAGTATTCCTTGGTCTCCAGTTcctgaaaatgtgtttgctcttctaaagattatttaaaacattttttgcatATGTAAGATGTAAGAATTTTCAGTCTTTGCAACATTAGTTTGTGATTTCTGAAGTTATTTCAGTATGTGTGAATTATATTTGAAATCTGTTGAAAGTGACCTGGAAGATGaagcattttttgtttataCCTTTCCTCACTACTGAAAGCTTTGATAAGAGAGGTGGTATGAAATCACTTTGTGGTCTGCCATTTGACCTCCTATGGATAGAATTGCTAAAAATGTGAGCCTTGGAAAGGTGCTTCCTAACAGTCAGCTATAAATAATTAGCAATAGcttataaaaaaatctcagttatAGCCAGAAATGGAGTGGTGGGAAGGTGGGGGGAGTGTGTTCCCTTTCACGGAAAATGTTTTGCAGGCACATTATATATGCCCTCTTAACATTTCTAATAACTGTAATATCTGTGCTTCATATGACTCTCATGTGCATGAAAAGTCAAGACCTAAAGCACCAGTTGTCTGTTAATTTGCGTCGAGAAGAAtgctattttattaaaaatgccagaaaaataTCAAATCTTCTTTTGTGGAAAGCTTTTTAAAGTGAGGTGAATTAACTTGGTGTAGTGGGGACAGTGGTTTTCTTACTGATGCAGAGCTGTTGAGGCTAAAAGTCCTGTCAGTCAAGGACCTTTCTTTGAGGGGAACATAGCCTCTGTAATGAGACATGGGTTTAAAGTCTCTGTTCATGGTGCTTGGGTGTGTGCTTGGGGAGAACTGTAAAAGTAATGTGTTAAAGTTGGGTGCATTAAAAAATGGAGTAACAGCTCTTCTTTCAGCTGGGACATGGTCTGCTTCTGAGAATAATCCTTCTTGTAGCCGCAGAGGAAAGATGTCTTATCTTGTTGGTAAAAATGTAcagacattttctttgcagaatcTGCAGGAAATGGTCAGCACCTGCCTTTACATTTGTGTGAGTAATTTCAGTCTGATCAATAGGCTCTTTAGCACCAGCTTATTTCAGCAATTAATGATGTGCCTGGCTGTAATTAGGCCCTTGGATTGGACAAGATCCAGAAGAAGTCACATAAATGACTCAGATATTACTTCTTCAAGACTCCAATAAAATGATGAAAACTTTGCAGATTAAGAGCTTGTAATTTTCAGACAAAGATCTTAGAGAGGTTTGGGGCACTCTTTTTCTCAAAaacttaaaatcaaatttttttaagtgctcCTTGCCAAAGTAACTACAGGTTTTCTAACTTACTGGCCAAAGAGAATTATTATCCCTGGAAGGCTTGTATTAAGTATTACCAAGAGAAAAATTAACTATGTTAAAGCTGGTAAAGTAATGGAATAAAGTACATTATTCAGAACATTATTCTTGGTTTTTAGTGGATTTTATGGGttagtaaaataataatatttgttACATGCTTGAGTACTCATATTTAAATGGACAGTACCATTTAACTTGAATTATTTATAGGAGACAAAATAAGTTTACCGTATGTAGAGTACTTTCCTTTTTGGAGAAGAGCTAATGATTTTGTAGTTTTTATTCTGGTGTGGTTGCCTGTATATATAGCAACATCTATATTTACTTAGGCATACCTATATTAACATCACAGGTTAAGTAACTTGAATGCAAATAATATCCagtctttctccttctctttacccctgcttttcttcctggtttgtgtttttaatcCGATCCTCCTTAGGCTTTGGTTGTTTGGagttattttttgttgtttctttttttttccccccagagtCCCTGCGGCATCCTCTGGCCTCTTTCCATATTTTCTCAAATATCCATGCCACTCCTGCCTTTTTTCATCTGTCTGTCTGGTCATGTTTAgttcccccctttctttttgtcagtgacagtttttcctcttcttgctgATTTGCCTTCGATACCTGTGCTTTGCTGTTACTACACTTTTCTGTTGAGTTTCTTTTCTAATACCTTTATTCCCTCTTTTCCTACTGTTCCATCAGCTCTTAAGCTGCATCTTAAGTCGCCATTGCTCCCTGCTCACCATTTTTTCTCAAACTCACCCTCTGTCGTGTGTACTTTTGCTGCCTGTCTGCCtctcttctgtgtgtgtgctcagccCTCCTTggctctctccctctccagtcCTGTCCCAAGGCCTGCTGAAATCCACAGTGGCAGCACACCTTGCTGCTCTCACCACCCCTTCGAGTGCTCCTCAGTCCTGAAGGGCGTCTCTGGTGACAAGAGAAAGTATTCATTGTTAGTCTGAAGAGTCTATTTATTATGTGTTTAGCTTGCTGTCAAAATTTCATTAGTTTCACAATTCAcgtttttgtatttaaaaacatcagAGTTTTTAGCGTGCTTTTAAACTGATAACTGCTTGTGGTTTTGCTGGAACAAATGCACGTAGATAAAAGCACAGGCTTTCCCATGACTAGAACAGGAGTCAGAGATGGTAAACACAGCACATTAAATCTATCTGCCAGTCATTGTGACAACTATTTTCTGTAAACTCTTTCCTAGATTTTACCCCTGCTGTTCTAATAGTCAGAAGTAAAGGATTATTTATTGATCTCCATGGACTGTCTGTTCGGTAACTTGGTATAAGACTGTTTCCTCTGGTAGCTGATGTACTTTGTAGCTTTACAAATTTTGTCTTTAAGCTTTTTTCTACCTGTAATATACGTAACTTGTCCTCATTTGAAATAAGCTATTCATTGAATGTTTGTAGATTAGTTAGCATGTTACCCTTTTTCTCCTGAGCCTTCTCTGTCATAGAGGGTGTTCTTCTATTATACTTCTTTTGTTGGGAGGGTTTTAGGTAtctttgtgtgtctgtgtataaAAACAGGTAAATATTCAGCTTGGATAATGGAAAGCAGGACAGTGTTTTTGCTTGGAAATGCACAAAGGCATCTTTGTAAGCTTTCTCGGTTATTGGTCTGTTAGATATAGTCCCAGGCACCCTGCTGTGTGAGCAGTGGGTTGGACCAGACAATTTCCTGAGGCTCCTTCTAACCCCAACCATTCAGTGATCCTGTGACCATCTTTGTTGACATACGTTTagtgtttcatttctgttttaaacagAAGGGCTCTTCTATAGGTTTTTGTAATTGGCTTCCAATTTCAACtaatattttatgcatttggggtttttttcttcagtcacaCATCCATAATTAAGTACAGTTCCAGAGTTATTCTGCTTCAAACAGCGGTTATTCTTTGGGATGGAAGTTGCCCTATCCATGAGCATAAAATGATATCTTGGCTATAAAATACCTCTAAATTCTTCTGGTGTTCTAACCATTACACTTAACAAGAAACAGTgctcaaaaaaagagaaagtggaAAGAAATTCCTACTGGTGAAATCTTACCACTCTTTCATTGTCTGTAATTCCAGTCATCAGAGGCAGAAAGTagattgtttttcctttacCTTTTCTGTGTTATTTGAAATGAGACTTAGTTGttaattcctttaaaacaagacagacaaaggcaaaaaaaagcccaaaaaacccCTTGAAGATTAAGAGATAAAGTGATTTCAGTAGGATTGCCTAGATGGTCCCTgtcttctgtttgcttttttgagCAGTCTGTCTGGAATCAATGGGCACTTGGAGTTCAGGGTCATACTGCAAGTTCACATTGTTAGTGCAAtcaaaaacaatgaaaattggTTGAACATATGAAAGAACAAAATCCCTTTCTGGCATTGCATGGCCATCTGCTCCATTAAGGACCAGTCATCAAATCTTTGGGATTTAATAAAGCACTGAGTTTCCATCTGGAATTCTAGCTGTTTATCTTAAGGGAGGAACCTGTCCTTAGTTTTACTGTAATAATTAAATCAGATATTTTTGCTATTTGAAGTTCTTATTGTTtaggtattttaaaatgctaccTGTCATTTTTTTGCAGTGCtggattaaaatattttattatcctACAAAAGATTTGTTCAAATAATCATTAAGCATTTTTACATTTGTGACATATTTCTTCTAAatcaaaactgctgaaaaagtGCTGACAGCAAGTGCCAGCATATTTACATTAGATGGATGTCTACAAATGTAAAATATCCAACATTTTCCATATTCCATAGCATAAGATGGCCACTAAAAGACAACACAGTTGAAACCTCAGATGGAGCTGAGTTGATTCATAACACTGTAGAGCTTATTTCCTATTCCTGTTGTAATATTTGGTACAAACTCAAAAGCAGGATACAGAGCAAGATGGATCACTGAGGTGAtcctttgtgtttctgtgtgagACCCTTATTTCACAAGTACTTGGGAATTTTCTTTGCCAGTATCTTCATATTAGTAGGAGCGTTCTCaataattaaatgtaaatattttttaggaGTTAAACTGAGTCAGAGTGAGTCATTGTGATAATTTTAGTTTGTGTTGTGGCAGAATGTTGTGGGTTTAATTAGTTGCATGTGTTTAGGGGATTGGAGAAGTGCAGGGAGTATTTACAACAAGAGGGCATTGTTGTAATAGGACTACAATAAAATTCATGTAAagtaatataatattttattaattatttaatagtAGTTTAATAATTATTTAGGATATTATTATTGCTCTTGCTTTTACaggcaaatgcattttttattttgtaatatgTTCACTGTTATCAAAACACTAATGCAATACAGCAGTAGTTTGCTTTAGCAAAGTCCAAgacaatatatttatatgtagTGTAAAAGCTGAACTTGTCacaaaaatacttccttttttttttttaacttaaaacaCATTACTCTTCTGGAATTTACAGTGGAAAACTGAGTCTCCAAGACTTGAAATAAATTTAGCTAGAAAACTCCGCTCTTTCAACAAAGTCTTATACTTCATAAGGTTTCTACAGAAAAAATCTAACTAGAGCTTTGTAAGTTTTTGTTGCTGCCACTCTTCAGTGCGTTGGGGAAACAGAGCAACAAAAAGGAACACTTGCTGCTGATacatttgaaacagaaattatatttccttagttaaaggattttttttctccgtattaacaacaaaacaaattgaGGTGGTACCATAATAGTTACAGTGTTTTAAGCTTTCCTGTCTTCTGGTGATTTCAGGTAATTTATGCTATCAGTTAATAATGCTGTCAGTTAGTTATTATTTAATATCAGATTGTGGTGTTTATTTGTGATTAAAAGTATTGCTGTCACCATTTCAAGGACACATAGGTGAGATCCTTCCATCAGAAGTGTGATAGGACACTTTTTAAAACCAGGACAGGTagcaaaatattctttctaAGTTCATTAGATGGGTAAAGCTCTTCTTTCAGGCAAAGaaattgtgtttaaaaactGAATGCAGTTGAGCTCGTGCCATGTGCCAACAAGATCTGCATTGGTTTAGgtgtcatttttttccaatataaTATACTTTCCAAATTATTAATAGTGTTAACTTTGTGTTAAGTTGAACTGCCAGTGCCCATCAAGTCACTGAGTCTTACACAGCAAGGCAAtatccagattaaaaaaaaacaaaccaacattAATATTGTAGATTAGTACAAAGAGCACAAATAAAACATAGAGGGGGTCAGAGACCACGGTCTTCTTCTCAAGACAGAAATCTCTAGCTATGAATTTACTTTGTTTGCTACATAGCAAACATCAATATTTAATAAATGCACCATGGAtaataaagttaaaataatgttCTTGTTTAATTGTATATTATAATACTGTTTCTATCCTTCCTAAAAAATTTAATACCTGATTAAACCCATTCACATCATGCTTAAATAACTAAAATGAATCCATATCTGTTCTGCCTCTCAGAGATACCTGGCTTTTCAGAAGTCCATCTTTATTTTACTAGTACTATTGATTGATTTGTAACTGTTGaaatttcttgtttgtttgtttttttacagaaatcagCTATGTATTAGTAAGTGTAATATTTtccaaaactgcttttttcctaTGAAGCAGGAAAGCTTAGTATGGGGTATTAGCTCTGTGAATGCTATGAAGTCCTGGAGAGGATGTTCCTTTACTTGTCTGGTATTTATGTAACTGACAAAGAATTgtctttttaattgaaataatgtTCACAAATTATCTCAGAATTCATCTCTTGTGTGGTATGTAGTATTCCATAAgttaaatgtatatttttaatgatcatggaatggtttaggttggaaaagacctctatGATCATCACATCCAGCCATGAACCCAGCACCGTCAATCTAGCACTAAACCACCTCCCAAAGTGTCACATGTACACATCTTTAGgtacctccagggatggatgCAATACAGTGTGCTGTCATCTGATGCTGCATACACAATATCTGTGCTGTGCCTCACTGATTAAGGCCTGACCCTGCAGATGCTTACGGATCTTCTTATTTTATGCACACAGTTGTTTTGTGGCATTTGATTTTCTTGCCTCAGTTGGTAAACTAAGATATGATCACAGTTTTTACAGCTAAATACTGTGCTGTCAGTGTTTTCAAATGCATTCCTTTCAAAAGAGTGATCCTTGCTTACCAGCCACCTTTTCCCCAAGCTTTTCATTTGACTTTACAGTGATTCACCAGGTAAtatgtggaaaaataaatacacattaCCAGTAATACTTTGCATGTTTCAGGGCTCAGTTTTGTGGGATCAAACAAAGAGATTTTCATACAATGCCTaaatctcttcattttctttttagccGACCAATGGGATCTTCATGAGTGCATTTCTGATTGTTCTGCCTTTGGAGTCCATGGCTCATGGGCTTTTCCATGAGCTGGGAAACTGCTTGGGAGGAACGTGTGTCGGGTATGCTGTTGTGATTCCCACCAACTTTTGCAGGTATGGTTACTGTCCATTTCAGCTTCTCAGTGTGTAAATGTATTGTTTGCTCATGGAGGCAATGCAGTGCTGTTGCTTGGATTTTCACCAATTAAATGCAAATTCAAGTAATAGGCAGATTTtctatttctcctctttctcacCCTGGAGTGAGTGACTCCACCTTTCTGTCTAGGTAATTTGCTTTTAGAAAGCTGATGAATACAGACCAGCTGTGC
The Motacilla alba alba isolate MOTALB_02 chromosome 1A, Motacilla_alba_V1.0_pri, whole genome shotgun sequence genome window above contains:
- the TMEM168 gene encoding transmembrane protein 168, with protein sequence MKPEYLLSVKWVKPLAAVYMCRSLRYCVSHCLYAAMTRLEEANREVNMHSSVRYLGYLARINLLVAICMGLYVRWEKTADALILVIFILGLFVLGIASILYYYFSMETASLSLSNLWFGFLLGLLCFLNNTAFKMDVKEEATKYLLLSAIVLRILCALVERICGCVHHRPTLLTTVEFLELVGFAIASTTMLVEKSVSIILLVLALAMLIIDLRMKSFLAIPNLAIFGAIASLLFFPSLQIPTNPFALACFFSCLISDPLLDVYFSGLSVTERWKPYLYRGKICRRLSVISVGVIELIFFILAAFKLRDLDLWYFVIPGFSIFGIFWMICHVIFFITLWGFHTKLNDCHKVYYTHRAENNSLDRVMASKGMRHFCLISEQLVFFSLVATAVLGAVSWQPTNGIFMSAFLIVLPLESMAHGLFHELGNCLGGTCVGYAVVIPTNFCSPDGQPTLLPPDHVQELNLRSTGMLNAIQRFFAYHMIETYGCDYSTSGLTFDTLHSKIKSFLELRTADGPRHDTYILYYSGHSHSTGEWALAGGDALRLDTLLEWWREKNGTFCSRLIIVLDCENSQPWVKEVRKVNDQYVAVQGAEMARVVDVEEADPPQLGDFTRQWVEYNCNPDSNISWSEKGRTVKAMYGVSKRWSDYTLHLPTGSDFAKHWMMYFPRITYPLVHLANWFCGLNLFWVCKACFRCLKRLKMSWFLPTVLDTGQGFKLVKS